The sequence CTACATTTTCCACACCGTTTTCATAGATAGCAAAACCTGTTTGCATTTTGGCCACTACATTCTGATGTTTCAGAATAAACTGTTTGGCCTCTTCAGGATTATTTGTCAGACAAGTTTCCGGAATGGTGAGTCCTATTTTCTGAGCAATTTTCAACTGTTCTTCTTTACTATCCAGCCTTCTATAGACACTTGGTTTTCCTAATGCATACACATCGATAGATTCAAAGAATCCGAACAATGTATTACGGATTTCTCCCATGGCTGCACTATAGAATTTAGGATCCATTTCCTCCTTTAGTCCTTTCCCTATATTGTAAGCCCGGCGGTACCAGACTGCTGAAATATCATTCAAACGATATTTTTTTTCAGATGTTTCAAGAAATGTCACCCATGATCCGTCCTGAAAAACAGTGGACAGTTTGTTATGTAAAGGATATAGGTCAACATCAAAGCGAATAACTTCGCAATCATTTTCTTTGATATATTCCGTTACCTTTTCAATGGAAAAATTATCTGCAGTATGTGTTATAATTAAGATTTTATTCATGGATATTAATTCTTTTAATAAGATTATCGGCAATTCTTTCTGCTATAGGAAACCCTAGTTCTTTTTCAAGCATTCCCCATTCTCCCTGTGGATTAACTTCTAGAAAATAATATTTACCATCTTTTCCCCGGATCATGTCAATAGCGCCTGTATACAATCCCATTTCCTTCATCATCGAAACCAGATTTGTTTTGACCTCATCAGGCAATTCATAAGCGATCCAAAAATAGCCTTCGTGACCTACTCTCCAATCTGCATTTTCACTGTTATTGATCTTTCCTGTAAAAAATTCTCCATCTACATACATAATCCTCAATTCATATTCTTTATCAATATAAGGCTGAAAAATCATAGGACAATAGATAATATCTGAAAGGTTTTCCAATGTATCCTGTTCGATAATCATCGTGGAGATCAGATCTTCACCATTCATTGTTTTCCGGGTTACCCCATGAAGTTTGGCAATGGCTTTTCCTGAGCAATGCTGCTCAAAAAAAGCTTTTACTTTCTCTTCATCATTAGAAAAAATAGTAGCTGGAATAATCAGATTATTTTGGTGAGCTATTTTTAGCTGAAGCATTTTATTTCCATCTATTTTCCTTTCATTTTCGTAAGGATTGATCCATGGAAGATGCTCCAGTTGGGTAAACAGATTGTAGCGGAGACTTGCATATTCATTTCGAAAGATTTTTTCATATTCCTGATCCAGTTCTTCAGGAACGCTAATACGCCATGCTTTTCTATGCCACACTCCTGTGATATGATCAGAATGAATAAAATTTCCTTTCTCATCAGTTATCTCAAATGAGTTCTCATTAATACTGATTTTCTGAAGATGGTTCAGTTGGTCAGAATTCAGTCTGAAATAAGGGATATTTTTAGAAGAAAGGTGTTGAAAGAAACGATCAATAGTATAAAAATCCTTTGAATGGGTAATACAGAAAATCATTTTGCCCCTTTTATTAAAAAGGGAAACTTAACCTGTTAAGTTTCCCCCTTTGTTACAATTTTGTTAATATGTTACTGTAAAATAATCATTTTATAGTTGAGCGGCATCATCATCACCGTCAGAAGGATATTTCATAGTATGCTCCATATCGTTCAACTTAGAAGTTACATCATCGATAATGGGCTTTGTAATAACATCCCTTTCTGGAATTGTAATATTCGTTCCTCCTTTTACTGTTTCAGGATCTTTAAGTTGTTTTTCAAGAAATGATGCGAAAAACGGTTTCTTTTTTGAGTTTTTGTTTTCCATAAGTTAATATGTTTGTTTATTTGATAATCGAATGTACAAAAATTTCAACTCATGGAGAAATAAATAAACACTTTAAGATAATTTTAACATATTATCAAAACATAAAGTATATTTTTAATTCAAACCAAGAAACTGCTTGACAACTATAGCAAAATCAACAGGATTTTCAGCCTGAACCCAATGCCCTGCATTCTTAACAGTCACTATCTTCGCTTTTGGGAATTGCTGTTTGATTCCATATTCATCTTGTGGAAGAATATAATTAGACTTCTCTCCTGCTATAAATAAAGCTTCTCCCTCAAAAACACCAAATTTAATAGCATTGGATACGAATTCATTATACTTCTCAGACAGGGTTTTAAGATTGAATCTCCAGTTCAGCTTTTTATTATCATCCCAGTATAGGTTCTTTGTTAAAAACTGTATTGTTGATTTTTCAGGAATGTACTGATTCAATACAGCCTCCACATCATTTCTTGAACCTACTGTATTAAAATCTACCGTTTCAAGAGCTTTGATAATCCCCTGATGATGGGGCGGATAAGCTTTTGGTGAAATATCTACAACAATCAGCTTCTCTACTTTTTCGGGATATTTTATAGCAAACTGCATCACTGCTTTGCCACCTAAAGAATGTCCTAAAACATGCGCTTTCTGAATGCCATAATGATCCATATAACGAACAATGTCATCCGCCAAATCATCATGGGACATATCATCGGAATGAAAACTTCTTCCGTGGTTTCTAAGATCAA is a genomic window of Chryseobacterium nakagawai containing:
- a CDS encoding MvdD family ATP-grasp ribosomal peptide maturase — translated: MNKILIITHTADNFSIEKVTEYIKENDCEVIRFDVDLYPLHNKLSTVFQDGSWVTFLETSEKKYRLNDISAVWYRRAYNIGKGLKEEMDPKFYSAAMGEIRNTLFGFFESIDVYALGKPSVYRRLDSKEEQLKIAQKIGLTIPETCLTNNPEEAKQFILKHQNVVAKMQTGFAIYENGVENVVFTNVVSEDKLEELDSLLYCPMQFQKMIQKKKELRVTIVGRDVYAFEVDSQQFEDAKVDWRKDGVNLLDKWTQTELPTDVKEKLLELLDIYNVDYGAIDIIVSPEDEYYFIEINAAGEFFWLDNLTEANLISKSIADVLCDKAPRRDNVVMV
- a CDS encoding MvdC/MvdD family ATP grasp protein; this encodes MIFCITHSKDFYTIDRFFQHLSSKNIPYFRLNSDQLNHLQKISINENSFEITDEKGNFIHSDHITGVWHRKAWRISVPEELDQEYEKIFRNEYASLRYNLFTQLEHLPWINPYENERKIDGNKMLQLKIAHQNNLIIPATIFSNDEEKVKAFFEQHCSGKAIAKLHGVTRKTMNGEDLISTMIIEQDTLENLSDIIYCPMIFQPYIDKEYELRIMYVDGEFFTGKINNSENADWRVGHEGYFWIAYELPDEVKTNLVSMMKEMGLYTGAIDMIRGKDGKYYFLEVNPQGEWGMLEKELGFPIAERIADNLIKRINIHE
- a CDS encoding microviridin/marinostatin family tricyclic proteinase inhibitor; translated protein: MENKNSKKKPFFASFLEKQLKDPETVKGGTNITIPERDVITKPIIDDVTSKLNDMEHTMKYPSDGDDDAAQL
- a CDS encoding alpha/beta fold hydrolase; this encodes MEILNSKIFGEGSSATPLLVFHGLFGMLDNWGSFGKDLGEYLPVHLIDLRNHGRSFHSDDMSHDDLADDIVRYMDHYGIQKAHVLGHSLGGKAVMQFAIKYPEKVEKLIVVDISPKAYPPHHQGIIKALETVDFNTVGSRNDVEAVLNQYIPEKSTIQFLTKNLYWDDNKKLNWRFNLKTLSEKYNEFVSNAIKFGVFEGEALFIAGEKSNYILPQDEYGIKQQFPKAKIVTVKNAGHWVQAENPVDFAIVVKQFLGLN